One Podarcis muralis chromosome Z, rPodMur119.hap1.1, whole genome shotgun sequence DNA segment encodes these proteins:
- the SLC25A14 gene encoding brain mitochondrial carrier protein 1 isoform X3: protein MFHALFRISKEEGILALYSGIAPALLRQASYGTIKIGIYQTLKRLFVDRLEDETLLLNVICGVVSGVISSALANPTDVLKIRMQAQGSLFQGGMIGSFIDIYQQEGTRGLWRGVVPTAQRAAIVVGVELPVYDITKKHLILSGLVGDTILAHFISSFTCGLAGAVASNPVDVVRTRMMNQRAIVGTVDLYRGTLDGLLKTWKSEGFFALYKGFWPNWLRLGPWNIIFFITYEQLKRLPF, encoded by the exons ATGTTCCATGCCTTGTTTCGTATCTCCAAGGAAGAAGGCATTCTTGCACTCTACTCTGG GATCGCTCCAGCCTTGTTAAGACAAGCATCTTATGGCACAATAAAGATTGGTATATACCAGACTTTGAAGCGACTTTTTGTGGATCGATTAGAAG ATGAAACATTACTACTAAATGTTATATGTGGAGTTGTGTCAGGGGTGATCTCCTCTGCGCTGGCAAATCCAACAGATGTACTGAAG ATCCGAATGCAGGCTCAGGGCAGTCTGTTCCAAGGAGGAATGATAGGAAGCTTCATAGACATCTACCAGCAGGAAGGCACGCGGGGGCTATGGAGA GGTGTTGTCCCTACTGCTCAGAGAGCTGCCATAGTGGTGGGAGTCGAATTGCCAGTCTATGACATCACCAAGAAGCACTTGATCCTTTCAGGACTTGTGGGGGACACAATCCTTGCCCACTTCAT TTCCAGTTTTACATGTGGGCTGGCTGGTGCCGTTGCTTCAAATCCAGTAGATGTGGTGCGGACGCGTATGATGAATCAAAGGGCCATTGTGGGGACCGTTGACCTCTACAGGGGTACACTGGATGGTCTGTTAAAG ACATGGAAAAGTGAGGGCTTCTTCGCGCTTTACAAAGGATTCTGGCCAAATTGGTTGCGGCTTGGCCCCTGGAACATAATT